In Deferribacter desulfuricans SSM1, the following are encoded in one genomic region:
- a CDS encoding HDOD domain-containing protein: MKTLYIDIGKCEIIKHTECEIKIVLGSCVGVILFDREKHIVGAIHILLPQFNSYNSTSYNITAFADTGLEYMITNMQKFSNEQLDLEAVIAGGADLSGSNYFNIGEKNYLAVKNFLQKNNIKIKYENCLGNHARTLTFNTKDYTFEVAKISKQIPSVNIELDELNFIKDIENYFDYLPVVNSKIVKILSLKNDDKVSISQLESLIKSDDSLSFNLLKYANSAFFSPKSKITNIKQAINFIGLKNFFNFIALELQNKFVTKDLEGYLLESKFYKMHVISVALLSEYIAEIVGIKSDDIYIAALFHDIGKVVLDKYAVEKFNEANRVKLINFVEESIKSTAHAVIGAKLLKKLEFPDNICEAVEYHHFPQYASSENIKYVSVVALSNALISNYLFGTNLHITNLPLDSSLNIIDMLDINLDDMEIIVNQIGYFLLIAEELVYV, from the coding sequence TTGAAAACCCTATATATAGATATAGGAAAATGTGAAATAATAAAACATACCGAATGTGAGATAAAAATAGTTTTAGGTTCCTGCGTGGGAGTTATATTATTTGACAGAGAAAAACATATAGTAGGAGCAATTCATATACTTTTACCACAGTTTAATAGTTATAATAGCACCAGTTATAATATTACTGCATTTGCGGATACTGGTTTAGAGTATATGATTACCAATATGCAAAAGTTTTCAAACGAACAGTTAGATTTAGAAGCTGTAATAGCAGGTGGTGCAGACCTTTCTGGAAGTAACTACTTCAATATTGGAGAAAAGAACTATTTAGCTGTAAAAAATTTTTTACAAAAAAATAATATAAAAATAAAATATGAAAATTGTCTTGGTAATCACGCAAGAACTTTAACGTTTAATACAAAAGATTATACATTTGAAGTGGCAAAAATATCTAAACAAATCCCATCAGTAAATATTGAGTTAGATGAATTAAATTTTATAAAAGATATTGAAAATTACTTTGATTATTTACCAGTTGTTAATAGCAAAATTGTTAAAATTCTTTCACTAAAAAATGATGATAAAGTATCTATTAGCCAATTAGAAAGTTTAATAAAAAGTGACGATTCATTATCTTTCAATTTATTAAAATATGCAAATTCTGCATTTTTTTCACCAAAATCAAAAATTACAAACATTAAACAAGCCATCAATTTTATTGGCTTAAAAAATTTTTTTAATTTTATTGCTCTTGAATTACAAAATAAATTTGTCACTAAAGATTTGGAAGGTTATTTATTAGAATCAAAATTTTATAAGATGCATGTTATATCTGTTGCATTACTATCAGAGTATATAGCAGAAATTGTTGGAATAAAATCTGATGATATTTATATTGCAGCTCTTTTTCATGACATAGGAAAAGTTGTATTGGATAAATATGCTGTTGAAAAGTTTAATGAAGCAAATAGAGTAAAATTAATAAATTTTGTAGAAGAATCAATAAAATCTACTGCACATGCAGTTATAGGTGCTAAACTTCTTAAAAAATTAGAATTCCCCGATAATATTTGTGAAGCAGTTGAGTACCATCATTTTCCACAATATGCGAGTTCGGAAAACATTAAATATGTTAGTGTAGTAGCGTTATCTAACGCTTTAATATCAAATTATCTCTTTGGTACAAACTTACATATTACAAATTTACCTTTAGATAGCTCCTTAAATATAATAGATATGTTAGATATTAATTTAGATGATATGGAGATAATTGTTAATCAGATAGGATATTTTTTATTAATTGCTGAGGAGCTAGTATATGTGTAA
- a CDS encoding two-component system response regulator: MKTDKIIIDIIDDDEIILRMMTGILSKYYNVRTFNSAKEYIEFLNDNSIALPKLIISDIRMPDISGLELLKYIKNINKFKNIPVLMLTSAKEDEVEEEALALGASDFISKPFKASILLSRVKIHIYNKIARDLLEEKVINFAENLSLKNKELFDAIYSDTLTGLYNINYFKSYLNDLIQKNENGILLLIDIYQFTHFNKTYGIATGDLILKHLGAMLKEKLSNELIFRIGSDEFAIYYKHISNEKLTSILSVIDFIFKNINTGDKVWSIPYNIGIVTSTESKKNAEELLEMASIALKKAKLKGANSHVFYEDNIEKEFSKIIFARELISKAIKNKLFIFQYQPYYDPYNLSIKGFEALVRIKDGDEIYSPYLFIEELERSEFLSDFEDILLTEIKKVTEKWNLPVSFNISPRSFNLNLLKKLKDVGLTKLGTIEVTERLLLENIDEAIEVMDNIKNFTTLKIAIDDFGTDYSSLKYLKDLPIDILKIDITFVRSMLDSLKDRAVVEVLIELCKKIGVTSLAEGVENNSQMDMLKNMGVDLVQGFLLAKPMFEFQVDTLLEKNNT; encoded by the coding sequence ATGAAGACAGACAAAATTATTATTGATATAATTGATGATGATGAAATTATATTAAGAATGATGACAGGAATTTTGTCTAAATATTATAATGTCAGAACATTTAATTCTGCAAAAGAATACATAGAATTTTTAAATGATAACAGTATTGCATTGCCTAAGCTGATTATTTCAGATATCAGGATGCCTGATATCTCTGGTTTAGAGCTTTTAAAATATATCAAGAACATAAATAAGTTTAAAAATATTCCTGTTTTAATGTTGACAAGTGCTAAGGAAGATGAAGTTGAAGAAGAAGCTTTGGCTTTAGGTGCAAGTGATTTTATTTCCAAACCTTTTAAAGCTTCAATCCTTTTATCAAGAGTAAAAATCCATATTTATAATAAAATAGCCAGAGACTTACTCGAAGAAAAAGTTATAAATTTTGCTGAAAATTTAAGTCTGAAAAATAAAGAGCTATTCGATGCAATATATTCAGACACTCTTACAGGATTGTATAATATAAATTATTTTAAAAGTTATTTAAATGATTTGATCCAAAAGAATGAGAATGGTATTTTGTTGTTAATAGATATATATCAGTTTACTCATTTCAATAAAACATATGGTATTGCAACGGGAGATTTAATTTTAAAACATTTGGGAGCAATGCTTAAAGAGAAATTATCAAATGAATTAATCTTTAGAATAGGTTCTGATGAATTTGCTATCTATTATAAGCATATTAGTAATGAAAAATTAACAAGTATTTTATCAGTTATAGACTTTATCTTTAAAAACATAAATACTGGAGATAAAGTATGGTCAATACCTTACAATATAGGTATAGTAACATCTACTGAATCAAAAAAAAATGCTGAAGAACTTTTAGAAATGGCTTCAATTGCACTAAAAAAAGCAAAATTAAAAGGTGCAAATAGCCACGTGTTTTATGAAGATAATATTGAAAAGGAATTCAGTAAAATTATTTTTGCAAGAGAATTGATTTCAAAAGCAATAAAAAACAAACTGTTTATTTTTCAATATCAACCTTATTACGATCCATACAATTTATCAATAAAGGGATTTGAGGCTCTCGTTAGAATAAAAGATGGTGATGAAATTTATTCGCCTTACCTTTTTATTGAAGAGCTAGAAAGAAGTGAGTTCTTATCAGATTTTGAAGATATATTACTGACTGAAATAAAAAAAGTAACTGAAAAATGGAATTTACCTGTTTCTTTTAATATCTCGCCAAGAAGTTTTAATTTAAACCTTCTGAAAAAATTAAAAGATGTAGGATTGACTAAGCTGGGGACAATAGAAGTTACAGAAAGACTTTTGTTAGAAAATATTGATGAAGCAATAGAAGTAATGGATAACATAAAAAACTTTACAACGTTAAAAATAGCTATAGACGATTTTGGTACAGATTATTCTTCATTAAAATACTTGAAAGATTTACCTATAGATATATTAAAAATAGATATTACTTTTGTAAGGAGTATGCTAGATAGTTTAAAAGATAGAGCAGTAGTTGAAGTACTTATCGAATTATGTAAAAAAATAGGGGTAACATCACTTGCAGAGGGAGTTGAAAATAATTCGCAAATGGATATGTTAAAAAACATGGGGGTAGATTTGGTTCAAGGATTTCTCTTAGCAAAGCCTATGTTTGAATTTCAGGTTGATACTCTTTTGGAGAAAAACAACACATGA
- a CDS encoding PAS domain-containing hybrid sensor histidine kinase/response regulator — MNDQKIKFNDIIYQKLFKSSIILHIIQFLMFSFLLIFLVKLYHFKEIRKLDLNEHQKEKIVTNFDNLLTLYKKDLEYLSVIFLKEEKLSKDDFLAYYKNIHEKSNLPFSYVAFVKTPNLEKMDKVHQPSLNIKDLIIFDSIYENMIGTNLKLNKKISQKLSELEYGKCLILNERNFYENGKNLLFFVPIYNYISNSKSKNLKGYVVGNIPLEKLKIELNSIIPKNIYLNIYEGTAGPYKNLIYSNYKDTEKSKILFESKSTFQLFGDNFTFLLKIPDHFYNRLSSGLFTYFIIGILIFIVFILLTVKNVRSLRKLRKFVNDKTKELLEKEERLSMIFESAPNAILLVNENGELILANKRAEEVFGYKENELIGKKLSLFIPDRFRKPYLNYLINEMNDNVNYPIKINDIQLKNKEGKILYVDISIGKIQNKENKVELIFIIKDITDRKLLEKERLKRIAAEEANKVKSNLLATISHEIRTPLNAVTTFLDIMEERKYLKTEDKYLLEKTKYSSNILINLINDVLDLSKIESGNFKLVKNEISLIDLIIKITSIFENSLLEKKLKMYIDIPPDVPDKIKTDDLRLSQILINLIGNAIKFTDNGYILLSVNLEKRNDKDIFLKITVKDTGIGIEEKNIKSIFLPFIQENVGDNKKYGGTGLGLAIVKLIVEKMGGTIKIESKKGKGSKFIFDIPVECIFDDNINKQNVLNRNLLIISDNEIELKVMTNLVKRFVKPEKTVLTSNPVNAIDNVIKWKIDNKDDCLFIIWLYPSNETDLQVFIKRIKEKCISLGINCFEGSCKNNILVIYDKNCEFFKIAEIKCISKHIISPSIILDEVININSYYLLFKKKPLNNNVDMAGAKILLVEDNKINQLFLSTLLKQKDIVVDIANNGLEAIEKVKTNNYDLIFMDIQMPQMDGYETTKKIRKFNKSIPIIALTAAALVHDKNKALEAGMNDHLSKPVNKDELFLVLSKFIVSKDGLGVNEMQNNEIQNINKILDKEKLMKLVDDECVRDSLKLLKKDLTTGKYKDLINKIKNGDNDAEFLVHSLKGVAGMLTLNRLFKILEKINENLKNSKPVNNSDLNELDLAIKEVLDISKNL, encoded by the coding sequence ATGAATGACCAAAAAATAAAATTTAATGATATAATTTATCAAAAATTATTTAAAAGTAGTATTATTTTACATATAATTCAGTTTTTAATGTTTTCTTTTTTATTAATTTTTTTAGTTAAATTATATCATTTCAAAGAGATTAGAAAATTAGATCTTAATGAACATCAAAAAGAAAAAATTGTTACAAATTTTGATAATTTACTTACTTTATATAAAAAAGACTTGGAATACCTCTCTGTAATATTTCTTAAAGAAGAAAAATTAAGTAAAGATGATTTTTTAGCTTATTACAAGAATATTCATGAGAAGTCTAATTTACCTTTTTCCTATGTGGCTTTTGTTAAAACTCCAAATCTAGAAAAAATGGATAAAGTTCATCAACCATCATTAAATATTAAAGATTTAATAATCTTTGACAGTATATATGAAAATATGATCGGCACTAATTTAAAGTTAAATAAAAAAATCAGTCAAAAATTATCTGAATTAGAATATGGTAAATGCTTAATTTTAAATGAAAGAAACTTTTATGAAAATGGTAAGAATTTGTTGTTTTTTGTCCCCATATACAATTATATTTCTAATTCAAAAAGTAAAAACCTAAAAGGGTATGTGGTTGGTAACATTCCTTTAGAAAAGTTAAAAATTGAATTAAACTCAATTATACCTAAAAACATCTATCTAAATATTTATGAAGGGACTGCAGGACCTTATAAAAATCTAATTTATTCAAATTATAAAGATACAGAGAAAAGTAAAATACTTTTTGAATCAAAATCTACATTTCAGCTTTTTGGTGATAATTTCACATTTTTATTAAAAATACCTGATCATTTTTACAATAGATTAAGTAGTGGATTATTTACTTATTTTATTATTGGGATATTAATTTTTATAGTGTTTATTTTGTTAACTGTTAAGAACGTTAGAAGTTTAAGAAAGCTGAGGAAATTTGTTAATGATAAAACAAAAGAATTGTTAGAGAAAGAAGAACGTTTATCGATGATTTTTGAAAGTGCACCAAATGCTATATTATTGGTCAATGAAAATGGAGAATTAATCTTAGCTAATAAAAGGGCTGAAGAAGTGTTTGGATATAAAGAAAATGAGTTAATTGGTAAAAAGTTAAGCTTATTTATACCCGATAGATTTAGAAAACCTTACTTAAACTATTTGATTAATGAAATGAATGATAATGTAAATTATCCTATTAAAATAAATGATATACAACTAAAAAATAAGGAAGGTAAAATTTTATATGTAGATATTAGTATTGGTAAAATTCAAAACAAAGAAAATAAAGTCGAGTTAATTTTTATAATTAAAGACATTACAGATAGAAAATTGTTAGAAAAAGAAAGGTTAAAAAGAATCGCTGCTGAAGAAGCAAATAAAGTTAAATCTAACCTTTTGGCAACTATAAGTCATGAAATTAGAACTCCACTTAATGCAGTAACAACATTTTTAGATATAATGGAGGAAAGAAAATATCTGAAAACTGAAGATAAGTATCTATTAGAAAAAACTAAGTATTCATCAAATATTTTGATTAATTTGATTAATGATGTACTTGATCTCTCTAAAATTGAATCAGGTAATTTTAAGTTAGTTAAAAATGAAATTTCACTAATAGATTTAATTATTAAAATTACTAGTATATTTGAAAATTCTTTATTAGAAAAAAAACTTAAAATGTATATAGATATTCCACCTGATGTACCAGATAAAATCAAAACTGATGATTTAAGGCTTAGTCAAATTTTAATTAATTTAATAGGAAATGCAATAAAATTTACTGATAATGGTTATATTTTATTATCAGTGAACTTAGAAAAAAGAAATGATAAAGATATATTTTTAAAAATTACTGTTAAAGATACAGGAATTGGTATTGAAGAAAAAAATATAAAAAGTATTTTTTTACCATTTATTCAAGAAAATGTTGGAGATAATAAAAAGTATGGTGGTACAGGTCTTGGATTAGCAATTGTTAAACTAATAGTAGAAAAAATGGGCGGTACAATTAAGATAGAAAGTAAAAAAGGTAAAGGTTCTAAATTTATTTTTGATATTCCTGTAGAATGCATATTTGATGATAATATAAACAAACAAAATGTACTAAATAGAAATTTATTAATTATAAGTGATAATGAAATTGAATTAAAAGTAATGACTAATTTAGTAAAAAGATTTGTGAAACCAGAAAAGACAGTTTTAACATCTAACCCTGTAAACGCAATCGATAATGTTATTAAATGGAAAATAGATAATAAGGATGATTGTTTGTTTATCATATGGTTATATCCTTCAAATGAAACTGACTTACAAGTGTTTATTAAGAGGATTAAAGAAAAATGTATTTCTTTAGGTATTAATTGTTTTGAAGGAAGTTGTAAAAATAATATATTAGTTATATACGATAAAAATTGTGAATTTTTTAAAATTGCTGAAATTAAGTGCATATCAAAACATATAATAAGTCCTTCAATAATTTTAGATGAAGTAATAAACATTAACAGTTATTATTTACTTTTTAAGAAAAAACCTCTAAATAATAATGTTGATATGGCTGGAGCAAAGATACTTTTGGTTGAAGATAACAAGATAAATCAACTGTTTTTGTCGACCTTATTAAAGCAAAAGGATATTGTAGTCGATATTGCAAATAACGGACTTGAAGCTATAGAAAAAGTTAAAACAAACAATTATGACTTAATATTTATGGATATTCAAATGCCACAAATGGACGGTTATGAAACAACTAAAAAGATTAGAAAATTTAATAAATCTATTCCAATTATAGCTTTAACAGCTGCTGCACTTGTTCATGATAAAAACAAAGCGCTTGAAGCGGGTATGAATGATCATTTAAGTAAACCAGTAAATAAAGATGAATTATTTTTAGTATTATCAAAATTTATAGTATCTAAAGATGGTTTGGGTGTTAATGAAATGCAAAATAATGAAATCCAAAATATAAATAAAATATTGGACAAAGAAAAATTGATGAAATTAGTTGATGATGAATGTGTTAGGGATTCTCTTAAATTATTAAAAAAAGATTTAACAACAGGTAAATATAAGGACTTAATTAACAAAATAAAAAATGGAGATAATGATGCTGAATTTTTAGTTCATTCTTTAAAAGGGGTAGCAGGAATGTTGACGCTTAATAGGTTATTTAAAATTTTAGAAAAAATAAATGAAAATTTAAAAAATAGCAAACCTGTCAATAATTCCGATCTTAATGAGCTTGATCTTGCAATAAAAGAAGTTCTTGATATATCCAAAAATCTATAA
- a CDS encoding GGDEF domain-containing protein — protein sequence MDIWHLTNKITLKFYDQKLESEYLIFSNIRQLMQVRFALFSGIILYILFGFLDYYLYPDIYSYLLKIRFIYVVPILFILFIFLYSKFAYKVLQEINLLIVIIAGMGIVEMIRFLQVNGYKDNIYFSGLILVFFYAYTYLGLRFKYALFSSLIIILAYEFVSIKLTKIPLKNLVANNYFFISTNLLGVFVGYFQELNSRKYFLLLKELEKEKEKLEKSNVKLSEMVHLDGLTGIGNKRYLLENLEKLWQLHKDQNIISVLMIDVDFFKNYNDTYGHIAGDECLKKISSTIMEVVRSEKDIVGRFGGEEFMVILPYADEVTAFKIAERIRKKIEQLKIEHISSKVSNVVTVSIGLATTIPHNDNYEKLVECADKALYTAKNLGRNRVEVYH from the coding sequence ATGGACATATGGCATTTAACAAATAAAATAACATTAAAATTTTATGATCAAAAATTAGAATCTGAATATCTGATATTTTCTAATATCAGACAGTTAATGCAGGTTAGGTTTGCCCTCTTTAGTGGGATTATATTATACATACTATTTGGATTTTTAGATTATTATTTATACCCTGATATTTATAGTTACCTATTAAAAATAAGGTTTATTTATGTAGTTCCAATACTGTTTATTCTGTTTATTTTTCTTTATTCAAAATTTGCTTATAAAGTTCTTCAAGAAATAAACCTGCTAATTGTAATCATTGCTGGGATGGGAATAGTAGAAATGATTCGGTTTTTGCAAGTTAATGGTTATAAAGATAATATTTACTTTTCTGGGCTAATTTTAGTTTTCTTTTATGCTTATACCTATCTAGGACTGAGATTTAAATATGCCCTATTTTCATCATTAATTATAATTTTAGCATACGAATTTGTATCTATTAAACTTACAAAGATACCTTTAAAGAACTTAGTTGCTAACAACTATTTTTTCATATCTACCAATTTATTAGGTGTTTTCGTTGGATACTTTCAAGAATTAAATAGTAGAAAATATTTTTTATTGTTGAAAGAATTAGAAAAAGAAAAGGAAAAGCTTGAAAAAAGTAATGTTAAATTATCAGAAATGGTACATTTAGATGGTTTAACAGGTATTGGAAATAAACGATACCTGTTGGAAAATTTAGAAAAGCTATGGCAATTGCATAAAGACCAGAACATTATTTCTGTATTAATGATTGATGTGGATTTTTTCAAAAACTATAACGACACTTATGGGCATATTGCTGGAGATGAGTGTTTAAAGAAGATTTCTTCGACTATTATGGAAGTTGTTAGAAGTGAGAAGGATATTGTGGGGAGATTTGGAGGGGAAGAATTTATGGTTATTTTACCTTATGCTGATGAGGTTACAGCTTTTAAAATTGCCGAAAGAATCAGAAAGAAAATAGAACAATTGAAAATTGAGCATATTTCATCAAAAGTTTCAAATGTTGTAACTGTTAGTATAGGTTTAGCAACTACAATACCGCATAATGATAATTATGAAAAGCTCGTTGAATGTGCAGACAAAGCGCTTTACACTGCTAAGAACTTGGGTAGAAATAGAGTAGAAGTTTATCATTAA
- a CDS encoding chemotaxis protein CheW yields the protein MALKQFVVFSLLNEKYAIDIMKVDEIIRMMEITTIPKAEYFIEGIINLRGKVIPVIDLKKKFGLEPKEYDKYTRIMVVNIRDKKIGFIVDEVDEVMRIDEDDIDSTSTFTSNINDNFIIGVAKTEKGLIVIIDIEKVVSDEETAGLDIY from the coding sequence ATGGCTTTAAAGCAGTTTGTTGTTTTCTCATTATTAAATGAAAAATATGCTATTGATATAATGAAAGTAGATGAAATTATTAGAATGATGGAAATAACAACTATCCCAAAAGCTGAATACTTCATAGAAGGGATTATTAACCTAAGAGGGAAAGTAATACCTGTTATAGATTTAAAGAAAAAATTTGGATTAGAACCTAAAGAATATGATAAATATACAAGAATTATGGTTGTAAATATTAGAGATAAAAAGATTGGGTTTATTGTCGATGAAGTAGATGAAGTTATGAGGATTGATGAAGACGATATAGATTCTACTTCAACTTTTACTTCAAATATAAACGATAACTTTATAATAGGCGTAGCAAAAACTGAAAAAGGTTTAATAGTAATAATTGATATAGAAAAAGTCGTCTCTGATGAAGAAACAGCAGGATTAGACATTTATTAG
- the recG gene encoding ATP-dependent DNA helicase RecG: MLNKNELAKFLYTVNKNPTNYIKNFKNYLNKLLILLENNNLSIRNKIINILNSKQPPSSNTLMEILYEINLFVFGNKSKINGMKIPISFIDGIGEKTEQILEKFGIKSIEDLLFNFPYRYEFYGNYKDNILIKGVLASKNIIQTKYGKKILLAQFKHNDNIILGVWYSFTKNYPLPLLIENKAYYLFGKKSKFNNLPAITHPIFLKDYEVNKIIPIYSLPSKIANKTYYKIVQKAYFNFRDSFIETLPHYLLMKYGYPEIKQALKQIHFPEDIQAAENLTEKKHPAFQRFVYEELFYLQIGLLANKQILKSTLGIKFEVDLDKLKELKDFLPFELTSSQKRVLAEIFNDMKKINQMNRLIQGDVGSGKTIVAFIAGIVAVFNKYQVAIIAPTEVLAEQHYNNFVNLFGDKYTKALITGSTPKKEKEILKEKISKGEIDFIFGTHALIQEDVNFNALGLAIIDEQHRFGVEQRKLLIDKGYNPDILLMSATPIPRTLALTFYGDLDISIIDEMPPGRKTVITKAYSETRIYEVFDFVKQELSKGNKAYFIYPLIEESEKLDLKAATESYEKIKKYFGEEVVTLLHGKMKSEEKKQVLHDFKYGKKSILVSTTVIEVGIDVTEATVIVIENAERFGLSQLHQLRGRVGRNDKQSYCILVYSKKISEDGKKRINAMVKYNSGFKISEIDLELRGPGDFFGTKQSGLPDLKFSNIIRDVAILKKARKDAETILKEDPNLTSPKNRIVRETLTQKWKKEFDYINIG, translated from the coding sequence ATGTTAAATAAAAATGAACTTGCTAAATTTCTATATACAGTTAATAAAAATCCCACAAATTATATAAAAAATTTCAAAAACTACTTAAATAAGTTACTAATACTTTTAGAAAACAATAATCTTTCAATCAGAAATAAAATAATAAATATTTTAAATTCAAAACAACCACCATCCTCAAATACTTTAATGGAAATTTTATATGAAATAAATTTATTTGTTTTTGGAAACAAATCTAAAATCAATGGCATGAAAATACCTATAAGCTTTATAGATGGTATTGGAGAAAAAACTGAGCAGATTTTAGAAAAATTTGGCATTAAATCAATTGAAGATTTACTTTTTAATTTCCCTTATAGATATGAGTTTTATGGAAATTATAAAGATAATATATTAATAAAAGGGGTTCTAGCAAGCAAGAACATCATACAAACAAAGTATGGGAAAAAAATCCTTTTAGCACAGTTTAAACACAACGATAATATTATATTGGGTGTTTGGTATTCCTTTACAAAAAATTATCCTCTTCCTCTTTTAATAGAAAATAAGGCATATTATCTGTTTGGTAAAAAGAGTAAATTTAACAACTTACCAGCAATTACTCATCCAATTTTTCTAAAAGATTATGAAGTAAATAAAATTATCCCTATTTATTCTCTCCCTTCAAAAATAGCAAACAAGACTTACTATAAAATAGTTCAAAAAGCTTATTTCAACTTCAGGGATTCATTTATTGAAACATTGCCACATTATCTTTTAATGAAATATGGTTATCCAGAAATTAAACAGGCATTAAAACAGATACATTTTCCAGAAGATATCCAAGCAGCTGAAAATTTGACTGAGAAAAAACATCCAGCATTTCAACGCTTCGTTTATGAAGAGCTTTTTTATTTACAAATTGGCTTATTAGCCAATAAACAAATTTTAAAATCCACCCTTGGTATAAAATTTGAGGTAGATTTAGATAAACTCAAAGAATTAAAAGATTTTTTACCCTTTGAATTAACTAGTAGTCAGAAAAGGGTTTTAGCTGAGATATTTAACGACATGAAAAAAATAAATCAAATGAACAGGCTAATTCAGGGAGATGTAGGAAGTGGAAAAACTATTGTCGCGTTTATTGCAGGTATAGTTGCAGTATTCAATAAATATCAAGTAGCAATAATTGCCCCTACAGAAGTTCTAGCTGAGCAACATTATAATAATTTTGTAAATCTTTTTGGAGATAAATATACAAAAGCTTTAATTACTGGTTCTACTCCAAAGAAAGAAAAAGAGATATTGAAAGAAAAAATTTCAAAAGGGGAAATAGATTTTATTTTTGGAACACATGCACTAATTCAAGAAGATGTAAATTTTAATGCCTTAGGGCTTGCAATAATTGATGAACAACATAGATTTGGTGTAGAACAAAGAAAGTTATTAATTGATAAAGGGTATAATCCAGATATCCTTTTAATGAGTGCTACTCCAATCCCTAGAACACTTGCCCTAACTTTTTATGGAGACCTTGATATTTCAATTATTGATGAAATGCCACCAGGGAGAAAAACAGTTATAACTAAGGCTTATTCAGAAACAAGGATTTATGAAGTATTCGATTTTGTAAAACAAGAATTATCAAAAGGAAACAAAGCATACTTTATCTATCCACTTATTGAAGAAAGTGAAAAATTAGATTTAAAAGCTGCTACTGAAAGTTATGAAAAGATAAAAAAATACTTTGGTGAAGAAGTGGTAACATTGTTACACGGAAAAATGAAATCTGAAGAAAAAAAACAAGTACTGCATGACTTTAAATATGGGAAAAAATCTATTTTAGTATCTACAACAGTAATCGAAGTTGGTATAGATGTTACTGAAGCCACTGTAATAGTTATTGAAAATGCAGAAAGGTTTGGCTTATCTCAACTACATCAGCTTAGGGGTAGGGTAGGAAGAAATGATAAACAATCATACTGTATTTTAGTTTACTCAAAAAAGATATCTGAAGATGGTAAAAAAAGAATTAATGCTATGGTAAAATATAATAGTGGTTTTAAAATATCTGAAATAGATTTAGAGTTAAGAGGTCCAGGCGATTTTTTTGGGACAAAGCAGTCTGGTCTTCCAGATTTAAAATTTTCAAACATTATAAGAGATGTTGCAATATTAAAAAAAGCGAGAAAAGATGCTGAAACAATTTTAAAAGAAGATCCAAATTTAACCAGTCCAAAAAATAGAATTGTTAGAGAAACATTAACACAAAAGTGGAAAAAAGAGTTTGATTATATCAATATTGGTTAA
- a CDS encoding SWIM zinc finger family protein has product MKLLKLTEDQLRNICSPINLQRAENYVGKFFDCKIQDNTIYGKIKGNHGIYNVSLKIDSDPLEYSCECKTSKEMFCKHAAALGLTYIYTPWVFETDEKLERDQIKTLDELSFYLKTTKLKHLIDELRTKGVGIAKLAEITGISLQQIAAILKDDENDKYHVLTDPLKLACLYIIEKDFEV; this is encoded by the coding sequence ATGAAGTTATTAAAACTAACTGAGGATCAGTTAAGAAATATCTGCTCTCCAATTAACTTACAAAGAGCAGAAAATTATGTTGGGAAATTTTTTGATTGTAAAATCCAAGATAACACTATTTATGGTAAGATTAAAGGTAACCACGGTATTTATAATGTTTCGTTAAAAATAGATTCAGACCCTTTAGAATATTCCTGTGAATGTAAAACATCAAAAGAGATGTTTTGTAAACATGCTGCAGCTTTGGGGCTAACTTATATCTATACCCCATGGGTTTTTGAGACAGATGAAAAATTAGAAAGAGATCAAATTAAAACATTGGATGAGCTATCCTTTTATTTAAAAACAACAAAATTAAAACATTTAATAGATGAATTAAGGACAAAAGGTGTAGGAATTGCTAAATTAGCTGAAATCACAGGTATTTCTCTTCAGCAGATTGCTGCTATTCTTAAAGATGACGAAAATGATAAATATCATGTCCTCACCGATCCTTTAAAGCTTGCATGTCTATACATTATTGAAAAGGATTTTGAAGTTTAA